The proteins below are encoded in one region of Helicoverpa zea isolate HzStark_Cry1AcR chromosome 21, ilHelZeax1.1, whole genome shotgun sequence:
- the LOC124640621 gene encoding uncharacterized protein LOC124640621 isoform X4, whose product MQRAHAGAVPHSQASATAPHVRTHSYADIDDQIPASVISSVGTVSLSQSSTHPTTNITMANPTNLGNASSGNAQPAAQQTPTQAPVRNLPKKRKFDPSVLEEMSSNNNTVNAPLPVEYQPQYQQSVLQPSPIIQHSSPPSELKSYITYPNIDLSEWRDHRVLAKQRGLYVPGVIRQAEGCKVIVELDGLESEPVEYSDVFGVNKNDVISDASPQMSHLLMGSLCVVRTTDANRENVQNVFVEGLVYEVLNSPIRIRVKVSDGDLCKEMVEVKRADIRLLQPPWADELEDAGTHAASSLHPSLRIHHVPTQMGGDNFYTSSPMPGAGAGGVVNVGALSNGSIDDLRKRPPFDDYGESDDDLRREDIMFPADVSHMADCSNSKRSSLQSRGSTSSLLERSLTPRSQPPTPRSQAATPHKYKKGDVVSTPTGIRKKFNGKQWRRLCSKDGCTKESQRRGFCSRHLSLRGVTRSSNTPLAQGSAHTPQQRSSSKSLSSSGTGVEGDETSRESDTTPPHYRVTGRFDSDETEAANMLVSLGSSRSGSPGASPVGGGGSPGLRNNLFVPISSPQPQPHHPAALYHHHLIRPELVRPSRVNSPVGGVATSVIRVSPGPNYHYQTFVSQVENRNGPTIVQTNNVSQSNVIGVQTSGLNLQNTIHTSINATTTLSSLTLPSSISLNLNNLSTQSLQTSIANTIRSTNELAHNLIVPRTIPTSNGIDVEQIYRTQPIHRNGIHDTYRRDTEMSPPLNNHENFLNRRVSEYDDNDHSVSQRENNILRNVIDTRPPELSETRVLEDNKRILKPAPLQARLLSVVEPDVKDPVKRYYVTMVPQSTTEKKYVFIKNEPAETVQIEQRINHLTQQLNNNDPEPEHRTLDNGDHVNNVNSSAVIVHPNQLLPVLPPPTSHTIIVSGNTFPWQSLVPLLSGSPPPAGGAAPAPAAPPSPRTPRTPRTPHTPHTPHTPHTPAPLIKTEDQIKTEANDPPMCMDEDDEVFESEDSGVGGDDSSKRPSQNTSALNSPATQEKKERRIRRPMNAFMIFSKRHRQIVHQMHPNQDNRTVSKILGEWWYSLKPEEKQKYNELASEVKEAHFKAHPEWKWCNKDRRKSSSSKDPSGSMPQSPRTPSEVVSSGSLTINSDLPVPVATYAHMGSPQLSDDEQMPSQPLEEPPPAVQNIEIDLKCGEKVTDSDSEGLDTRDYLPSHHDHTRRPKPIKARAGSSDNLLGGITASSPGGPKGFQPTGGAFKSTHADTGESHRQWTAFTQINKPLLNQVPSSPHPTSVASSTQSLTHSVQGISLSTPNLSTQAALDNAIASIMNSPTSTCGVQVISSGMSNTIPTPTSTPLTSTLSNPVLKSFTLVKRSIGDNSPCPLTLSLDASGNLLLKPSQATDSPASDSMHCVHLQRLYVPTFSTEVETPKNNSQGVQNVQNVQNVQSGQSVIVSQTNTTTAPKTTTQWETPVEETRPFPLAPTPAQLGRAPLQKRLSRGTSTGSTGSNEPATSTASSSGINVPRSEAGVNNGAISSDDATSPKQPSDLPSPSHKKSLFKKRNEDGRDKVLETVNFEHKFSTLPQFKPEACSPSAMVVPRSPQLYMRKKHNKMEEENTAVTPQLEPEVMNGNGMPTPHSYGTPHTTTNKLVGNTFFGPDFNLDTYRVSEGMEEMSPRTPCSGSARGEAGHRRVLEQRRHLVLKLFHEHGMFPTTQATTHFQATHMDIFPTKMALQLKIREVRQKLMAQSNLTPHSEVNTPTINSPIASAPMQPTSTAS is encoded by the exons ATGCAGCGAGCGCACGCGGGCGCAGTCCCGCATTCGCAGGCCTCCGCCACCGCTCCACACGTACGGACGCACTCTTACGCTGATATTGATGATCAG ATACCTGCTTCGGTGATAAGTAGCGTAGGCACAGTGAGCCTGTCTCAATCATCGACGCATCCTACTACCAACATAACTATGGCGAACCCTACGAACCTGGGTAACGCCAGCAGCGGTAACGCTCAGCCGGCTGCACAGCAAACACCGACACAGGCGCCTGTGCGCAACTTGCCCAAGAAACGGAAATTCGACCCCTCTGTTCTGGAAGAAATGAGCTCCAACAACAACACAGTGAACGCTCCCCTTCCAGTAGAATACCAGCCGCAGTATCAGCAATCTGTGCTGCAGCCCTCCCCAATCATCCAGCACTCGTCCCCGCCTTCAGAGCTCAAGTCGTACATCACATACCCCAACATCGACTTGTCTGAATGGCGGGACCACAGGGTGCTGGCGAAACAGCGCGGCCTATACGTTCCGGGAGTGATCCGTCAAGCTGAAGGTTGTAAAGTGATAGTGGAACTCGACGGCTTGGAGAGCGAGCCTGTAGAGTACAGTGACGTGTTCGGTGTGAATAAAAACGATGTGATCAGTGACGCGAGCCCCCAAATGAGCCATCTGCTCATGGGGTCGCTGTGTGTCGTGAGGACTACGGACGCTAATCGGGAGAATGTGCAAAATGTTTTCGTTGAAGGTCTCGTCTACGAAGTGCTTAATTCTCCTATAAGGATCAGAGTTAAG GTTTCTGACGGAGATCTGTGCAAGGAGATGGTGGAAGTGAAACGTGCAGACATCAGGCTGTTGCAGCCTCCTTGGGCGGATGAGTTGGAGGACGCTGGCACTCACGCCGCGTCCTCTCTACACCCCTCCCTTCGTATACATCATGTGCCTACACAG ATGGGCGGCGATAACTTCTACACGTCGTCCCCCATgcccggcgcgggcgcaggcggcGTGGTGAACGTGGGCGCGTTGTCCAACGGCTCTATAGACGACCTGCGCAAGCGACCGCCCTTCGACGACTACGGCGAGAGTGATGATGATCTGCGCAGGGAAGATATCATGTTCCCCGCTGATGTTTCGCATATGG CAGATTGCAGCAACAGCAAGCGCAGCAGTCTTCAGAGCCGAGGCAGTACCTCCAGTTTGTTGGAGCGCAGTCTCACACCCAGATCTCAACCCCCTACTCCTAG ATCTCAAGCGGCAACCCCGCACAAATACAAGAAGGGGGACGTAGTATCAACCCCTACTGGTATCAGGAAGAAATTTAACGGCAAACAGTGGCGACGGCTATGTTCCAAGGATGGCTGTACCAAGGAGAGTCAGCGCCGTGGATTCTGTTCTCGTCATCTGTCACTGAGGGGAGTCACTCGGTCCTCTAATACCCCACTGGCTCAAGGATCTGCTCATACGCCGCAGCAGAG GAGTAGCAGTAAGTCACTGTCTTCAAGTGGCACAGGAGTCGAGGGTGACGAGACTTCGAGGGAATCCGACACTACGCCCCCACACTACCGCGTGACGGGCCGCTTCGATTCCGATGAAACTGAGGCCGCTAATATGCTGG TATCGCTGGGCAGCTCCCGGTCGGGCAGCCCGGGTGCTTCGCCAGTGGGCGGGGGCGGGTCCCCCGGCCTGCGCAACAATCTGTTCGTGCCCATCTCCTCGCCGCAGCCGCAGCCCCACCACCCGGCGGCGTTGTACCATCATCATCTTATCAG GCCAGAACTAGTCCGACCTAGCAGAGTGAACTCCCCAGTTGGCGGCGTTGCTACCAGCGTCATCAGAGTTTCACCAGGACCTAACTACCATTACCAG ACATTTGTTTCTCAGGTTGAGAACAGAAACGGGCCAACAATCGTCCAAACTAACAACGtatctcagtcgaacgtgatCGGCGTACAAACCTCAGGGTTGAACTTACAAAACACTATACACACGAGTATAAATGCTACGACTACTCTCTCCAGCTTGACTCTACCTTCAAGTATATCGCTTAACTTGAATAACTTGAGCACTCAGAGCTTACAGACAAGTATTGCCAACACTATCCGCAGTACCAACGAGTTAGCACACAACCTCATTGTTCCCCGAACTATTCCGACATCAAACGGTATAGACGTCGAACAGATCTACCGAACCCAACCGATCCATAGGAACGGCATCCACGACACATACCGCCGCGACACGGAAATGTCGCCCCCATTAAATAACCATGAAAATTTTCTGAATAGAAGAGTCTCGGAGTACGACGATAATGATCATTCAGTGTCGCAGAGAGAGAATAATATACTCCGCAATGTTATCGATACTCGGCCCCCAGAACTATCCGAGACTCGCGTATTGGAAGACAATAAGAGGATTTTGAAGCCAGCGCCCTTGCAAGCGCGGCTGTTGTCTGTGGTCGAACCGGATGTGAAAGACCCAGTAAAGAGATACTACGTCACTATGGTTCCTCAGAGTACTACAGAAAAGAAGTATGTGTTTATAAAAAACGAGCCTGCGGAGACTGtacaa ATAGAGCAACGGATAAACCACCTGACTCAACAGCTGAATAACAACGACCCGGAGCCGGAACACCGGACTTTAGATAACGGCGATCAT GTGAACAACGTGAACAGCAGTGCAGTAATAGTGCATCCTAACCAGTTACTACCGGTTCTGCCGCCGCCTACGTCACACACGATTATCG TATCAGGCAACACATTTCCCTGGCAGTCTCTAGTGCCCCTCCTCAGCGGGTCCCCTCCCCCCGCGGGTGGCGCGGCCCCGGCGCCCGCGGCTCCGCCGTCCCCGCGCACGCCGCGCACCCCGCGTACCCCGCACACGCCGCACACGCCGCACACTCCGCACACGCCGGCGCCGCTCATCAAGACAGAAGATCAGATCAAGACTGAGGCTAATG aTCCGCCGATGTGCATGGATGAAGACGACGAAGTGTTCGAGTCTGAAGACTCCGGAGTCGGCGGAGATGACTCCAGCAAGCGACCCTCACAGAACACCTCCGCGCTTAACTCCCCTGCTACACAGGAAAAG AAGGAGCGTCGCATCCGTCGTCCAATGAACGCGTTCATGATATTTTCAAAGCGCCACCGACAGATCGTGCACCAAATGCATCCGAATCAAGACAATCGCACTGTCAGTAAGATTCTTGGCGAGTGGTGGTACTCACTCAAGCCTGAAGAAAAACAGAAGTACAACGAGCTTGCTAGCGAG GTCAAAGAAGCTCACTTCAAAGCTCACCCAGAATGGAAGTGGTGCAACAAAGACCGCAGGAAGTCTTCTAGCAGTAAAGATCCTTCCGGATCTATGCCacag AGTCCCCGAACGCCATCGGAGGTGGTAAGCAGCGGATCTCTGACGATCAACTCGGACTTGCCCGTGCCGGTCGCTACTTACGCCCATATGGGATCGCCGCAGCTCAGTGACGATGAGCAaatg CCATCTCAACCGCTAGAGGAACCGCCGCCAGCGGTACAGAACATAGAGATTGACCTCAAATGCGGAGAGAAGGTCACAGACTCGGACTCCGAAGGATTGGACACGAGGGACTATTTGCCGTCACACCACGACCATACTAGAAGGCCTAAACCTATTAAAGCTAG AGCTGGTTCGTCAGACAATCTTCTTGGAGGAATAACAGCGTCGAGTCCGGGCGGGCCTAAAGGCTTCCAGCCCACTGGCGGTGCCTTCAAATCTACTCACGCCGATAccg GTGAAAGCCACAGACAATGGACAGCATTCACACAAATCAACAAGCCTCTACTGAACCAAGTGCCGAGTTCCCCGCACCCGACGTCCGTCGCGTCCAGCACGCAGAGCCTGACACACAGCGTGCAGGGCATCTCGCTCAGCACGCCCAACCTGTCCACTCAGGCGGCGCTGGACAACGCCATAGCGTCCATCATGAACTCGCCTACCTCCACGTGTGGAGTGCAG GTGATATCAAGTGGCATGTCGAACACGATACCGACGCCGACATCGACGCCGCTGACGTCGACACTCAGTAACCCCGTGCTCAAAAGCTTCACACTCGTCAAGAGGAGTATCGGTGATAATTCGCCTT GCCCGCTGACCCTCTCGCTGGACGCTTCGGGCAACCTGCTGCTGAAGCCGAGCCAGGCCACCGACAGCCCCGCGTCCGACTCCATGCACTGCGTACATCTGCAGAGGCTATATGTGCCAACCTTCAGTACTG AAGTAGAGACCCCGAAGAACAACAGCCAGGGCGTGCAAAACGTGCAGAACGTGCAGAATGTGCAAAGCGGACAATCCGTCATAGTGTCGCAGACTAACACCACTACTGCGCCTAAAACTACCAC GCAATGGGAAACCCCGGTGGAAGAAACCAGACCATTCCCGCTGGCGCCCACTCCTGCGCAACTCGGCAGAGCCCCGCTACAGAAGAGACTTAGTCGAG GAACGTCAACGGGCTCAACGGGCAGCAACGAGCCAGCGACTTCCACAGCCAGTAGCAGCGGCATCAACGTGCCTCGTTCGGAAGCCGGCGTCAACAATGGCGCCATCAGCTCTGATGACGCGACTTCTCCTAAGCAGCCAAGTGATCTGCCCAGCCCGTCGCATAAGAAGAGCCTGTTTAAGAAGAGGAATGAGGATGGCAGGGataa GGTCCTGGAGACGGTGAACTTCGAGCACAAGTTCAGCACGCTGCCGCAGTTCAAGCCCGAGGCCTGCAGCCCAAGCGCCATGGTGGTGCCGCGCAGCCCCCAGCTTTACATGAGGAAGAAACATAACAAGATGG AGGAAGAGAACACAGCAGTAACGCCGCAACTGGAGCCAGAAGTAATGAACGGCAACGGTATGCCGACGCCGCACTCCTACGGCACTCCACACACGACCACCAACAAACTCGTTGGGAacaccttctttggacccgacttTAACTTGGATACTTATAGAG TATCGGAAGGCATGGAGGAGATGTCCCCGCGCACGCCGTGCTCGGGCAGCGCGCGCGGCGAGGCGGGGCACCGCCGCGTGCTGGAGCAGCGCCGCCACCTCGTGCTCAAGCTCTTCCACGAGCACGGCATGTTCCCCACCACGCAGGCCACCACGCACTTCCAG GCTACACACATGGATATTTTCCCGACTAAAATGGCTCTACAGTTAAAGATTCGCGAAGTGAGACAGAAACTGATGGCTCAGTCCAACCTTACACCCCACTCCGAAGTGAACACGCCTACTA TAAATTCTCCAATCGCATCAGCGCCTATGCAGCCGACTTCGACGGCCAGTTAG
- the LOC124640621 gene encoding uncharacterized protein LOC124640621 isoform X5, with protein sequence MQRAHAGAVPHSQASATAPHVRTHSYADIDDQIPASVISSVGTVSLSQSSTHPTTNITMANPTNLGNASSGNAQPAAQQTPTQAPVRNLPKKRKFDPSVLEEMSSNNNTVNAPLPVEYQPQYQQSVLQPSPIIQHSSPPSELKSYITYPNIDLSEWRDHRVLAKQRGLYVPGVIRQAEGCKVIVELDGLESEPVEYSDVFGVNKNDVISDASPQMSHLLMGSLCVVRTTDANRENVQNVFVEGLVYEVLNSPIRIRVKVSDGDLCKEMVEVKRADIRLLQPPWADELEDAGTHAASSLHPSLRIHHVPTQMGGDNFYTSSPMPGAGAGGVVNVGALSNGSIDDLRKRPPFDDYGESDDDLRREDIMFPADVSHMADCSNSKRSSLQSRGSTSSLLERSLTPRSQPPTPRSQAATPHKYKKGDVVSTPTGIRKKFNGKQWRRLCSKDGCTKESQRRGFCSRHLSLRGVTRSSNTPLAQGSAHTPQQRSSSKSLSSSGTGVEGDETSRESDTTPPHYRVTGRFDSDETEAANMLVSLGSSRSGSPGASPVGGGGSPGLRNNLFVPISSPQPQPHHPAALYHHHLIRPELVRPSRVNSPVGGVATSVIRVSPGPNYHYQVENRNGPTIVQTNNVSQSNVIGVQTSGLNLQNTIHTSINATTTLSSLTLPSSISLNLNNLSTQSLQTSIANTIRSTNELAHNLIVPRTIPTSNGIDVEQIYRTQPIHRNGIHDTYRRDTEMSPPLNNHENFLNRRVSEYDDNDHSVSQRENNILRNVIDTRPPELSETRVLEDNKRILKPAPLQARLLSVVEPDVKDPVKRYYVTMVPQSTTEKKYVFIKNEPAETVQIEQRINHLTQQLNNNDPEPEHRTLDNGDHVNNVNSSAVIVHPNQLLPVLPPPTSHTIIVSGNTFPWQSLVPLLSGSPPPAGGAAPAPAAPPSPRTPRTPRTPHTPHTPHTPHTPAPLIKTEDQIKTEANDPPMCMDEDDEVFESEDSGVGGDDSSKRPSQNTSALNSPATQEKKERRIRRPMNAFMIFSKRHRQIVHQMHPNQDNRTVSKILGEWWYSLKPEEKQKYNELASEVKEAHFKAHPEWKWCNKDRRKSSSSKDPSGSMPQSPRTPSEVVSSGSLTINSDLPVPVATYAHMGSPQLSDDEQMPSQPLEEPPPAVQNIEIDLKCGEKVTDSDSEGLDTRDYLPSHHDHTRRPKPIKARAGSSDNLLGGITASSPGGPKGFQPTGGAFKSTHADTGESHRQWTAFTQINKPLLNQVPSSPHPTSVASSTQSLTHSVQGISLSTPNLSTQAALDNAIASIMNSPTSTCGVQVISSGMSNTIPTPTSTPLTSTLSNPVLKSFTLVKRSIGDNSPLSVVPGPLTLSLDASGNLLLKPSQATDSPASDSMHCVHLQRLYVPTFSTEVETPKNNSQGVQNVQNVQNVQSGQSVIVSQTNTTTAPKTTTQWETPVEETRPFPLAPTPAQLGRAPLQKRLSRGTSTGSTGSNEPATSTASSSGINVPRSEAGVNNGAISSDDATSPKQPSDLPSPSHKKSLFKKRNEDGRDKVLETVNFEHKFSTLPQFKPEACSPSAMVVPRSPQLYMRKKHNKMEEENTAVTPQLEPEVMNGNGMPTPHSYGTPHTTTNKLVGNTFFGPDFNLDTYRVSEGMEEMSPRTPCSGSARGEAGHRRVLEQRRHLVLKLFHEHGMFPTTQATTHFQATHMDIFPTKMALQLKIREVRQKLMAQSNLTPHSEVNTPTINSPIASAPMQPTSTAS encoded by the exons ATGCAGCGAGCGCACGCGGGCGCAGTCCCGCATTCGCAGGCCTCCGCCACCGCTCCACACGTACGGACGCACTCTTACGCTGATATTGATGATCAG ATACCTGCTTCGGTGATAAGTAGCGTAGGCACAGTGAGCCTGTCTCAATCATCGACGCATCCTACTACCAACATAACTATGGCGAACCCTACGAACCTGGGTAACGCCAGCAGCGGTAACGCTCAGCCGGCTGCACAGCAAACACCGACACAGGCGCCTGTGCGCAACTTGCCCAAGAAACGGAAATTCGACCCCTCTGTTCTGGAAGAAATGAGCTCCAACAACAACACAGTGAACGCTCCCCTTCCAGTAGAATACCAGCCGCAGTATCAGCAATCTGTGCTGCAGCCCTCCCCAATCATCCAGCACTCGTCCCCGCCTTCAGAGCTCAAGTCGTACATCACATACCCCAACATCGACTTGTCTGAATGGCGGGACCACAGGGTGCTGGCGAAACAGCGCGGCCTATACGTTCCGGGAGTGATCCGTCAAGCTGAAGGTTGTAAAGTGATAGTGGAACTCGACGGCTTGGAGAGCGAGCCTGTAGAGTACAGTGACGTGTTCGGTGTGAATAAAAACGATGTGATCAGTGACGCGAGCCCCCAAATGAGCCATCTGCTCATGGGGTCGCTGTGTGTCGTGAGGACTACGGACGCTAATCGGGAGAATGTGCAAAATGTTTTCGTTGAAGGTCTCGTCTACGAAGTGCTTAATTCTCCTATAAGGATCAGAGTTAAG GTTTCTGACGGAGATCTGTGCAAGGAGATGGTGGAAGTGAAACGTGCAGACATCAGGCTGTTGCAGCCTCCTTGGGCGGATGAGTTGGAGGACGCTGGCACTCACGCCGCGTCCTCTCTACACCCCTCCCTTCGTATACATCATGTGCCTACACAG ATGGGCGGCGATAACTTCTACACGTCGTCCCCCATgcccggcgcgggcgcaggcggcGTGGTGAACGTGGGCGCGTTGTCCAACGGCTCTATAGACGACCTGCGCAAGCGACCGCCCTTCGACGACTACGGCGAGAGTGATGATGATCTGCGCAGGGAAGATATCATGTTCCCCGCTGATGTTTCGCATATGG CAGATTGCAGCAACAGCAAGCGCAGCAGTCTTCAGAGCCGAGGCAGTACCTCCAGTTTGTTGGAGCGCAGTCTCACACCCAGATCTCAACCCCCTACTCCTAG ATCTCAAGCGGCAACCCCGCACAAATACAAGAAGGGGGACGTAGTATCAACCCCTACTGGTATCAGGAAGAAATTTAACGGCAAACAGTGGCGACGGCTATGTTCCAAGGATGGCTGTACCAAGGAGAGTCAGCGCCGTGGATTCTGTTCTCGTCATCTGTCACTGAGGGGAGTCACTCGGTCCTCTAATACCCCACTGGCTCAAGGATCTGCTCATACGCCGCAGCAGAG GAGTAGCAGTAAGTCACTGTCTTCAAGTGGCACAGGAGTCGAGGGTGACGAGACTTCGAGGGAATCCGACACTACGCCCCCACACTACCGCGTGACGGGCCGCTTCGATTCCGATGAAACTGAGGCCGCTAATATGCTGG TATCGCTGGGCAGCTCCCGGTCGGGCAGCCCGGGTGCTTCGCCAGTGGGCGGGGGCGGGTCCCCCGGCCTGCGCAACAATCTGTTCGTGCCCATCTCCTCGCCGCAGCCGCAGCCCCACCACCCGGCGGCGTTGTACCATCATCATCTTATCAG GCCAGAACTAGTCCGACCTAGCAGAGTGAACTCCCCAGTTGGCGGCGTTGCTACCAGCGTCATCAGAGTTTCACCAGGACCTAACTACCATTACCAG GTTGAGAACAGAAACGGGCCAACAATCGTCCAAACTAACAACGtatctcagtcgaacgtgatCGGCGTACAAACCTCAGGGTTGAACTTACAAAACACTATACACACGAGTATAAATGCTACGACTACTCTCTCCAGCTTGACTCTACCTTCAAGTATATCGCTTAACTTGAATAACTTGAGCACTCAGAGCTTACAGACAAGTATTGCCAACACTATCCGCAGTACCAACGAGTTAGCACACAACCTCATTGTTCCCCGAACTATTCCGACATCAAACGGTATAGACGTCGAACAGATCTACCGAACCCAACCGATCCATAGGAACGGCATCCACGACACATACCGCCGCGACACGGAAATGTCGCCCCCATTAAATAACCATGAAAATTTTCTGAATAGAAGAGTCTCGGAGTACGACGATAATGATCATTCAGTGTCGCAGAGAGAGAATAATATACTCCGCAATGTTATCGATACTCGGCCCCCAGAACTATCCGAGACTCGCGTATTGGAAGACAATAAGAGGATTTTGAAGCCAGCGCCCTTGCAAGCGCGGCTGTTGTCTGTGGTCGAACCGGATGTGAAAGACCCAGTAAAGAGATACTACGTCACTATGGTTCCTCAGAGTACTACAGAAAAGAAGTATGTGTTTATAAAAAACGAGCCTGCGGAGACTGtacaa ATAGAGCAACGGATAAACCACCTGACTCAACAGCTGAATAACAACGACCCGGAGCCGGAACACCGGACTTTAGATAACGGCGATCAT GTGAACAACGTGAACAGCAGTGCAGTAATAGTGCATCCTAACCAGTTACTACCGGTTCTGCCGCCGCCTACGTCACACACGATTATCG TATCAGGCAACACATTTCCCTGGCAGTCTCTAGTGCCCCTCCTCAGCGGGTCCCCTCCCCCCGCGGGTGGCGCGGCCCCGGCGCCCGCGGCTCCGCCGTCCCCGCGCACGCCGCGCACCCCGCGTACCCCGCACACGCCGCACACGCCGCACACTCCGCACACGCCGGCGCCGCTCATCAAGACAGAAGATCAGATCAAGACTGAGGCTAATG aTCCGCCGATGTGCATGGATGAAGACGACGAAGTGTTCGAGTCTGAAGACTCCGGAGTCGGCGGAGATGACTCCAGCAAGCGACCCTCACAGAACACCTCCGCGCTTAACTCCCCTGCTACACAGGAAAAG AAGGAGCGTCGCATCCGTCGTCCAATGAACGCGTTCATGATATTTTCAAAGCGCCACCGACAGATCGTGCACCAAATGCATCCGAATCAAGACAATCGCACTGTCAGTAAGATTCTTGGCGAGTGGTGGTACTCACTCAAGCCTGAAGAAAAACAGAAGTACAACGAGCTTGCTAGCGAG GTCAAAGAAGCTCACTTCAAAGCTCACCCAGAATGGAAGTGGTGCAACAAAGACCGCAGGAAGTCTTCTAGCAGTAAAGATCCTTCCGGATCTATGCCacag AGTCCCCGAACGCCATCGGAGGTGGTAAGCAGCGGATCTCTGACGATCAACTCGGACTTGCCCGTGCCGGTCGCTACTTACGCCCATATGGGATCGCCGCAGCTCAGTGACGATGAGCAaatg CCATCTCAACCGCTAGAGGAACCGCCGCCAGCGGTACAGAACATAGAGATTGACCTCAAATGCGGAGAGAAGGTCACAGACTCGGACTCCGAAGGATTGGACACGAGGGACTATTTGCCGTCACACCACGACCATACTAGAAGGCCTAAACCTATTAAAGCTAG AGCTGGTTCGTCAGACAATCTTCTTGGAGGAATAACAGCGTCGAGTCCGGGCGGGCCTAAAGGCTTCCAGCCCACTGGCGGTGCCTTCAAATCTACTCACGCCGATAccg GTGAAAGCCACAGACAATGGACAGCATTCACACAAATCAACAAGCCTCTACTGAACCAAGTGCCGAGTTCCCCGCACCCGACGTCCGTCGCGTCCAGCACGCAGAGCCTGACACACAGCGTGCAGGGCATCTCGCTCAGCACGCCCAACCTGTCCACTCAGGCGGCGCTGGACAACGCCATAGCGTCCATCATGAACTCGCCTACCTCCACGTGTGGAGTGCAG GTGATATCAAGTGGCATGTCGAACACGATACCGACGCCGACATCGACGCCGCTGACGTCGACACTCAGTAACCCCGTGCTCAAAAGCTTCACACTCGTCAAGAGGAGTATCGGTGATAATTCGCCTT TATCAGTTGTGCCAGGCCCGCTGACCCTCTCGCTGGACGCTTCGGGCAACCTGCTGCTGAAGCCGAGCCAGGCCACCGACAGCCCCGCGTCCGACTCCATGCACTGCGTACATCTGCAGAGGCTATATGTGCCAACCTTCAGTACTG AAGTAGAGACCCCGAAGAACAACAGCCAGGGCGTGCAAAACGTGCAGAACGTGCAGAATGTGCAAAGCGGACAATCCGTCATAGTGTCGCAGACTAACACCACTACTGCGCCTAAAACTACCAC GCAATGGGAAACCCCGGTGGAAGAAACCAGACCATTCCCGCTGGCGCCCACTCCTGCGCAACTCGGCAGAGCCCCGCTACAGAAGAGACTTAGTCGAG GAACGTCAACGGGCTCAACGGGCAGCAACGAGCCAGCGACTTCCACAGCCAGTAGCAGCGGCATCAACGTGCCTCGTTCGGAAGCCGGCGTCAACAATGGCGCCATCAGCTCTGATGACGCGACTTCTCCTAAGCAGCCAAGTGATCTGCCCAGCCCGTCGCATAAGAAGAGCCTGTTTAAGAAGAGGAATGAGGATGGCAGGGataa GGTCCTGGAGACGGTGAACTTCGAGCACAAGTTCAGCACGCTGCCGCAGTTCAAGCCCGAGGCCTGCAGCCCAAGCGCCATGGTGGTGCCGCGCAGCCCCCAGCTTTACATGAGGAAGAAACATAACAAGATGG AGGAAGAGAACACAGCAGTAACGCCGCAACTGGAGCCAGAAGTAATGAACGGCAACGGTATGCCGACGCCGCACTCCTACGGCACTCCACACACGACCACCAACAAACTCGTTGGGAacaccttctttggacccgacttTAACTTGGATACTTATAGAG TATCGGAAGGCATGGAGGAGATGTCCCCGCGCACGCCGTGCTCGGGCAGCGCGCGCGGCGAGGCGGGGCACCGCCGCGTGCTGGAGCAGCGCCGCCACCTCGTGCTCAAGCTCTTCCACGAGCACGGCATGTTCCCCACCACGCAGGCCACCACGCACTTCCAG GCTACACACATGGATATTTTCCCGACTAAAATGGCTCTACAGTTAAAGATTCGCGAAGTGAGACAGAAACTGATGGCTCAGTCCAACCTTACACCCCACTCCGAAGTGAACACGCCTACTA TAAATTCTCCAATCGCATCAGCGCCTATGCAGCCGACTTCGACGGCCAGTTAG